In Bradyrhizobium guangxiense, the following are encoded in one genomic region:
- the pbpC gene encoding penicillin-binding protein 1C: MIGFVGWVYSLGPLPLGEARQVSTTIVDRNGKLLRAYAMADGRWRLPVDAASSVDPTYLKLLLAYEDQRFYAHDGIDPLALGRAALQLGTRGHIVSGGSTITMQLARLMEPRRQRSLYAKLRQMVRAIEIERSLSKEQILDLYLALAPYGGNLEGIRAASIGYLGKEPKRLSLAEAALLVALPQSPETRRLDRHPEAARKARDRVLDRMVEEQVVSAEDARQAKAVPVPKLRKPMPILAPHASDTALSTVKDTPIVKLTLDANLQKVLEPLARDRAIALGPNISVGIIVVDNESGDVLARVGSADYFDQSRAGQVDMTRAVRSPGSTLKPFIYGLAFEDGFVHPESLIDDRPVRFGSYAPENFDMTFQGTVPVRKALQLSLNVPAIVLLDRVGSSRLAARLRQAGGHLVLPKDEAPGLAMGLGGVGVTLQDLAQLYAGFARLGSTKPLRELMADKDDREPLRLLDQVAAWQVGNVLLGTPPPENAAHNRIAFKTGTSYGYRDAWSVGFDGRITIGVWVGRPDGAPVPGLIGRVAAAPILFDAFARSGKTLAPLPKPPRGTLVASNAKLPLPLKRFRPVGELVRTGREQALHIQFPLNGSRIDVDRSGGQESAAMPVKVAGGVLPMTVMVNGTALGEIDGRRQRLIDPPGPGFARLTVIDATGAADTVVIRIQ; this comes from the coding sequence ATGATCGGCTTCGTCGGCTGGGTCTACTCCCTCGGTCCTCTCCCGCTTGGCGAAGCGCGGCAGGTCTCCACCACCATCGTCGACCGCAACGGCAAGCTGCTGCGCGCCTATGCGATGGCGGATGGCCGCTGGAGGCTGCCGGTCGATGCCGCGTCCAGCGTCGATCCGACCTACCTGAAACTGCTGCTCGCCTACGAGGACCAGCGCTTCTACGCTCATGACGGCATCGACCCGTTGGCACTGGGGCGCGCTGCGCTGCAGCTCGGAACGCGCGGCCACATCGTCTCCGGCGGCTCGACCATCACCATGCAGCTGGCGCGGCTGATGGAGCCGCGGCGGCAGCGCTCGCTTTATGCCAAGCTGCGGCAGATGGTGCGCGCGATCGAGATCGAGCGCAGCTTGAGCAAGGAGCAGATTCTCGATCTTTATCTTGCGCTGGCCCCTTATGGCGGCAATCTCGAAGGCATCCGCGCCGCCTCGATCGGCTATCTCGGCAAGGAGCCGAAGCGCCTGTCTCTGGCTGAAGCTGCGCTGCTGGTCGCGCTGCCGCAATCGCCGGAGACGCGCCGGCTCGACCGCCATCCCGAGGCCGCGCGCAAGGCGCGCGACCGCGTGCTCGACCGCATGGTCGAGGAGCAGGTGGTCAGCGCAGAGGACGCCAGGCAGGCCAAGGCCGTGCCTGTGCCGAAACTGCGCAAGCCGATGCCGATCCTGGCCCCGCACGCTTCCGACACCGCGCTGTCGACGGTCAAGGACACGCCGATCGTCAAGCTCACGCTCGATGCGAACTTGCAGAAGGTGCTGGAGCCGCTGGCGCGCGACCGCGCCATTGCGTTGGGTCCGAACATCTCGGTCGGCATCATCGTGGTCGACAACGAGAGCGGCGACGTGCTCGCCCGCGTCGGCTCGGCCGATTATTTCGACCAGAGCCGGGCAGGGCAGGTCGACATGACCCGCGCGGTGCGCTCGCCGGGCTCGACGCTGAAGCCCTTCATCTACGGGCTCGCCTTCGAGGACGGTTTCGTCCATCCGGAAAGCCTGATCGACGACCGGCCGGTTCGCTTCGGCTCCTACGCGCCGGAAAATTTCGACATGACCTTCCAGGGCACGGTGCCCGTGAGGAAGGCGCTGCAACTGTCGCTGAATGTGCCGGCGATCGTGCTGCTCGACCGCGTCGGCTCCAGCCGGCTCGCGGCGCGGCTGCGGCAGGCCGGCGGCCATCTGGTTCTGCCCAAGGACGAAGCGCCGGGGCTCGCCATGGGGCTCGGCGGCGTCGGCGTGACGCTGCAGGATCTCGCCCAGCTCTATGCGGGCTTCGCCCGGCTCGGCAGCACCAAGCCGCTGCGTGAGCTCATGGCGGACAAGGACGATCGGGAGCCGCTCCGGCTGCTGGATCAGGTCGCCGCCTGGCAAGTCGGCAACGTGCTGCTGGGAACGCCGCCGCCGGAGAATGCCGCCCACAACCGCATCGCCTTCAAGACCGGGACCTCCTACGGCTATCGCGACGCCTGGTCGGTCGGGTTCGACGGCCGGATCACCATCGGCGTCTGGGTCGGCCGGCCCGACGGCGCGCCGGTTCCGGGCCTGATCGGGCGCGTTGCCGCCGCACCGATCCTGTTCGACGCCTTTGCCCGCAGCGGCAAGACGCTCGCCCCATTGCCGAAGCCGCCGAGGGGAACCCTGGTCGCCAGCAACGCCAAGCTGCCGCTGCCGCTGAAGCGGTTCCGCCCGGTCGGGGAACTGGTGCGGACCGGCCGCGAGCAGGCACTGCATATCCAGTTTCCGCTGAATGGCTCGCGCATCGATGTCGATCGTTCCGGCGGGCAGGAGAGCGCCGCGATGCCGGTCAAGGTCGCCGGCGGCGTTCTGCCTATGACCGTCATGGTTAACGGCACGGCACTCGGCGAGATCGACGGCCGTCGCCAACGCCTGATCGATCCGCCCGGCCCGGGCTTTGCACGGCTCACCGTGATCGATGCCACGGGCGCCGCGGACACAGTCGTCATTCGAATTCAATGA
- a CDS encoding ArnT family glycosyltransferase translates to MAETYPAPRFGAPREPKSPANPGSGLVSMLDIVTASHARAVAFLLLCALLLFLPGFFTIPPIDRDEARFAQATKQMVESGDYVDIRFQEDVRYKKPVGIYWLQSATVEAASMLKLPKAELRIWVYRLPSLFGAIGAVLMTYWAALGFVTRRAAVLAALMMCASVLLGVEARLAKTDAMLLLCVVAAMGAMARAYLSWQRAEDETRPPWSWPAIFWSALAVGILIKGPLILMFAGLTIVALAIQDRDSSWLWRLRPVWGLMWMLVLVLPWFVAIFWRAGDAFFADSVGGDMLSKIGAQESHGAPPGLYLALFWVTFWPGAPLAAMAAPAVWRARREPGAQFLLAWLIPSWIVFEAVLTKLPHYVLPLYPAIAILTAGAVERRVLSRSWLMRGSAWWFAIPAAASIIAVIGAVMLTRQPAFAAWPFIAASLIFGLFAWWLYDNNRAERSLLNALVAALMLAVTVYGIVLPSLTPLFPSIEVARALRNVTCVGPKAAAAGYHEPSLVFLTGTQTLLTDGSGAADFLRQGSCRFALIEQRSERSFVQRAEAIGLRYKVGTRIDGYNFSQGRAISISIFRSEGTE, encoded by the coding sequence ATGGCCGAGACCTACCCAGCCCCCCGTTTTGGAGCGCCCCGCGAGCCGAAATCGCCTGCAAACCCGGGCAGCGGGCTCGTGAGCATGCTCGACATCGTCACGGCCAGCCACGCCCGCGCCGTCGCCTTCCTGCTGCTGTGCGCGCTGCTGTTGTTCCTGCCGGGCTTCTTCACGATTCCGCCGATCGATCGCGACGAGGCGCGGTTCGCCCAGGCCACCAAGCAGATGGTCGAGAGCGGCGACTATGTCGATATCCGCTTCCAGGAGGACGTCCGCTACAAGAAGCCGGTCGGCATCTACTGGCTGCAATCGGCGACGGTGGAAGCCGCCTCGATGCTCAAGCTGCCGAAGGCCGAATTGCGGATCTGGGTCTATCGGCTGCCGTCGCTGTTCGGGGCGATCGGCGCCGTGCTCATGACCTATTGGGCCGCGCTCGGCTTCGTCACGCGGCGCGCCGCGGTGCTGGCGGCGCTGATGATGTGCGCCTCGGTGCTGCTCGGCGTCGAGGCGCGGCTCGCCAAGACCGATGCGATGCTGCTGCTCTGCGTGGTCGCCGCGATGGGGGCGATGGCGCGGGCCTATCTGTCCTGGCAGCGCGCCGAAGACGAGACGCGCCCGCCCTGGAGCTGGCCCGCGATCTTCTGGAGCGCGCTTGCGGTCGGCATCCTGATCAAGGGGCCGCTGATCCTGATGTTCGCAGGGCTGACCATCGTTGCGCTCGCGATCCAGGACCGCGATTCCTCCTGGCTGTGGCGACTGCGCCCGGTCTGGGGCCTGATGTGGATGCTGGTGCTGGTGCTGCCCTGGTTCGTCGCGATCTTCTGGCGCGCGGGCGATGCTTTTTTCGCCGACTCCGTCGGCGGCGACATGCTGAGCAAGATCGGCGCCCAGGAATCCCATGGCGCGCCGCCCGGACTTTACCTGGCGTTGTTCTGGGTCACGTTCTGGCCAGGTGCGCCACTCGCGGCAATGGCGGCGCCCGCGGTGTGGCGGGCGCGGCGTGAGCCCGGCGCGCAGTTTCTGCTGGCCTGGCTGATCCCGTCCTGGATCGTGTTCGAGGCGGTGCTGACCAAGCTGCCGCATTACGTGCTGCCGCTCTACCCGGCGATCGCCATTCTCACCGCCGGTGCGGTGGAGCGGCGCGTGCTGTCACGCTCCTGGCTGATGCGCGGTTCGGCCTGGTGGTTCGCCATCCCCGCGGCAGCCTCGATCATCGCGGTGATCGGCGCGGTGATGCTGACGCGGCAGCCGGCCTTCGCGGCCTGGCCGTTCATCGCGGCCTCGCTGATCTTCGGCCTGTTCGCCTGGTGGCTCTACGACAACAATCGTGCCGAGCGCTCGCTGCTCAACGCGCTGGTCGCGGCCCTGATGCTGGCGGTGACGGTGTACGGCATCGTGCTGCCGTCGCTGACGCCGCTGTTTCCGAGCATCGAGGTGGCGCGCGCGCTCCGCAACGTCACCTGCGTCGGGCCGAAGGCGGCTGCTGCCGGCTATCACGAGCCCAGCCTCGTCTTCCTGACGGGCACCCAGACCCTGCTCACCGACGGTTCGGGCGCGGCGGACTTCCTGCGGCAAGGAAGCTGTCGTTTTGCGCTGATCGAGCAGCGCTCGGAGCGCAGCTTCGTGCAGCGCGCCGAGGCGATCGGGCTGCGCTACAAGGTCGGTACCCGCATCGACGGCTACAATTTCTCGCAAGGCCGCGCGATCTCGATCTCGATCTTCCGCTCGGAAGGTACCGAATAG
- a CDS encoding phosphatase PAP2 family protein, with the protein MSAPTSTAPHPGYPAQLLAVSGRALAQLVRTPSHSRRAEAARKLARHSLWLPAAGAALVIALMVAFDQTEIQLMPARGSPGLWPIRILTDFGKDEYLLLVMGAALVALAFVAAGLHGTRRALLLGFGTRLQFMFLSVAVSALVAEVLKFIIGRGRPFVGGKANPFNFVPFEGTGAYASLPSGHAVAAFALAFAVSALWPRLRVFMFTYAIVILLTRLALLAHHPSDVVAGALVGTVGAMAVRYWFAARRLGFAIRGDGTIVPLAGAVSGRLKRVAHGASAP; encoded by the coding sequence ATGTCGGCCCCGACCAGCACTGCGCCGCATCCGGGCTACCCCGCGCAATTGCTCGCCGTGTCGGGCCGCGCGCTGGCGCAGCTCGTTCGCACGCCCTCACATTCGCGCCGCGCGGAAGCCGCGAGAAAACTGGCGCGCCATTCGTTGTGGCTCCCCGCGGCGGGCGCAGCCCTCGTCATCGCCCTGATGGTCGCGTTCGACCAGACCGAGATCCAGCTGATGCCGGCGCGCGGCTCGCCCGGCCTGTGGCCGATCCGCATCCTCACCGATTTCGGCAAGGACGAGTATCTGCTGTTGGTGATGGGAGCTGCGCTGGTCGCTCTGGCGTTCGTTGCGGCAGGGCTTCACGGCACACGCCGCGCGCTGCTGCTCGGATTCGGCACGCGTCTCCAGTTCATGTTTCTGTCCGTTGCCGTGTCGGCGTTGGTTGCCGAGGTCCTGAAATTCATCATCGGGCGCGGACGTCCGTTTGTCGGTGGCAAGGCCAATCCTTTCAACTTCGTGCCGTTCGAGGGGACCGGCGCCTATGCCAGCCTGCCGTCGGGCCATGCCGTGGCGGCGTTCGCCCTGGCGTTTGCCGTGTCGGCATTGTGGCCGCGCCTGCGCGTCTTCATGTTCACTTACGCAATCGTGATCTTGTTGACGCGGCTGGCGCTGCTCGCGCATCACCCGAGCGACGTCGTGGCCGGCGCCCTGGTCGGCACGGTCGGCGCCATGGCGGTGCGCTACTGGTTCGCGGCGCGAAGGCTGGGCTTTGCCATCCGGGGCGATGGCACCATCGTGCCTCTTGCGGGGGCGGTCTCGGGCCGTCTCAAAAGGGTTGCCCACGGGGCATCCGCCCCATAA
- a CDS encoding glycosyltransferase family 2 protein, with amino-acid sequence MPTTSFDLSTSQPVSPPSVSIVVPVRNEADNIAPLIAEIGAALDGRWAYEIIYVNDGSTDATGERIAAIMAQRDNLRQLRHARSGGQSAAVRSGVRAARGEIVATLDGDGQNNPAFLPDLIAAVEKGAGRVGLAAGQRVGRKDTGFKKFQSRVANGVRNAILKDGTRDTGCGLKAFRREVFLMMPYFDGLHRFLPALVRREGYDIAYVDVIDRPRHSGVSNYGFFDRLWIGIMDLAGVWWLIRRKKPTPEVTEVNA; translated from the coding sequence ATGCCAACCACGAGCTTTGATTTGTCGACGTCCCAGCCGGTTTCCCCGCCTTCGGTTTCCATCGTCGTTCCCGTGCGCAACGAAGCCGACAACATCGCGCCGCTGATCGCGGAGATCGGCGCGGCGCTCGATGGCCGCTGGGCCTATGAGATCATCTACGTCAACGATGGCTCGACCGATGCGACCGGCGAACGGATCGCGGCGATCATGGCGCAGCGGGACAATCTGCGGCAGCTGCGCCATGCCAGATCAGGCGGCCAATCAGCGGCGGTGCGCAGCGGCGTGCGCGCGGCGCGCGGGGAGATCGTGGCGACGCTCGACGGCGACGGCCAGAACAATCCGGCCTTCCTGCCTGATCTGATCGCGGCGGTCGAGAAGGGCGCAGGGCGCGTCGGCCTCGCTGCCGGGCAGCGCGTCGGGCGCAAGGATACCGGCTTCAAGAAATTCCAGTCGCGCGTGGCCAACGGCGTCCGCAACGCCATCCTGAAGGACGGCACCCGCGACACCGGCTGTGGGCTGAAGGCGTTCCGGCGCGAGGTCTTCCTGATGATGCCCTATTTCGACGGGCTGCATCGCTTCCTGCCGGCGCTGGTCCGCCGCGAAGGCTACGACATTGCCTATGTCGACGTGATCGACCGGCCGCGCCATTCCGGCGTGTCCAATTACGGTTTCTTCGATCGACTGTGGATCGGCATCATGGATCTCGCCGGCGTTTGGTGGCTGATCCGCCGCAAGAAGCCGACACCAGAAGTGACTGAGGTGAACGCATGA
- a CDS encoding lipid-A-disaccharide synthase N-terminal domain-containing protein, with product MIIQYGQALSNYLYDVFVAKFDFWLAFGLVAQLFFTARFLVQWIASERAGNSVVPMAFWFCSMGGGLMTLVYGVVKREPVIILGQSLATIIYVRNIMLIIKNRGKASKTLER from the coding sequence ATGATCATCCAATACGGTCAGGCGCTGAGCAACTATCTCTACGACGTCTTCGTCGCCAAGTTCGATTTCTGGCTGGCATTCGGCCTCGTCGCGCAGCTGTTCTTCACCGCGCGCTTCCTGGTGCAGTGGATCGCGAGCGAGCGCGCCGGCAACAGCGTGGTGCCGATGGCGTTCTGGTTCTGCTCGATGGGCGGCGGGCTGATGACGCTGGTCTACGGCGTCGTGAAGCGCGAGCCGGTCATCATCCTCGGACAATCGCTGGCGACGATCATCTATGTTCGCAACATCATGCTGATCATCAAGAACCGCGGCAAGGCGTCCAAGACGTTGGAGCGCTGA
- a CDS encoding TetR/AcrR family transcriptional regulator, translated as MRRPAPVQLPRGRPRSFDTEAAVEHAMNVFWSLGYHATALPDLLRATKLSRGSLYAAFGDKHSLFLRALDRYIAIALMRMDTELDHRREPVEGLRAYLAGYVDRNSGANGRRGCLLVATAMELAGRDVEVDRRIESFFKAMETRVAGAFSRAKAAGKLADGVEPSSAARILVCFVEGLRVVGKTAPTRIISQATVDALLDRFIR; from the coding sequence ATGCGCCGCCCCGCCCCAGTACAGCTGCCCCGTGGCCGCCCCCGGAGTTTCGACACGGAAGCCGCTGTCGAACACGCGATGAATGTATTCTGGTCGCTCGGCTATCACGCCACGGCGCTGCCGGACCTGCTTCGGGCGACGAAACTCTCGCGTGGCAGCCTTTACGCCGCTTTTGGTGACAAGCACTCGCTGTTCTTGCGGGCGCTCGATCGCTACATTGCCATTGCCTTGATGCGGATGGATACCGAACTTGACCACCGCAGAGAGCCAGTCGAGGGCCTAAGGGCCTACCTTGCCGGCTACGTCGACCGCAACAGCGGTGCTAATGGTCGGCGCGGATGCCTGCTGGTAGCCACAGCCATGGAACTGGCTGGCCGTGACGTCGAGGTCGATCGTCGCATCGAGAGCTTTTTCAAAGCCATGGAGACCCGGGTGGCTGGTGCGTTTTCCCGTGCAAAGGCAGCGGGCAAACTGGCCGATGGTGTCGAGCCTTCGAGTGCCGCGCGAATTCTCGTCTGCTTCGTCGAGGGCCTGCGAGTGGTCGGTAAGACGGCTCCGACACGAATCATTTCGCAAGCCACCGTCGACGCTCTTCTTGACCGCTTCATCAGGTAG
- a CDS encoding DMT family transporter: MSAMQIVCAVVVPLLWGYQFVVIKVGVGEFPPLFFLALRFLAIALLLVPFVERPRRRQLGPVAAISLFLGGLNFGLFYVGLGLGSGSMSAVAYQLAPPFTVLLAWPLLAERPSLTTSAGVVLAFIGVVVLAAGPGVSATALPLLLVVGAAFAFAVSNVLTKRYGPFDPLMLMAWSSLLTVPQVMLMSLLLESGQMASLVTADERGWLALAYTIFIGGIVGFGLWFWLIARCSMVRVAPFGLLLPVFALTSSVIFLDERISPKLIAGGLLAISGVAITQLRPRAQPA; encoded by the coding sequence ATGTCCGCCATGCAGATTGTCTGCGCGGTGGTCGTTCCTTTGCTCTGGGGTTATCAATTCGTGGTCATCAAAGTGGGCGTGGGGGAGTTTCCGCCTCTCTTCTTCCTCGCACTGCGCTTCCTGGCAATCGCGCTGCTGCTTGTTCCGTTCGTCGAAAGGCCGAGGCGCAGGCAGCTCGGACCTGTCGCAGCCATTTCGCTTTTCCTTGGTGGATTGAACTTCGGCCTGTTCTACGTTGGTCTCGGGCTCGGCTCGGGAAGTATGTCAGCCGTCGCATATCAACTCGCCCCACCATTCACCGTCTTGTTGGCTTGGCCGCTGCTCGCGGAGAGGCCGTCTCTAACTACGTCAGCCGGCGTGGTACTTGCCTTCATCGGTGTGGTCGTGCTGGCAGCGGGGCCTGGCGTATCGGCAACCGCGCTTCCGCTGCTGCTTGTGGTCGGGGCAGCTTTCGCATTTGCGGTGTCCAACGTCTTGACTAAGCGTTATGGCCCGTTTGATCCCCTGATGTTGATGGCCTGGTCGTCGCTGCTCACGGTGCCGCAGGTCATGCTGATGTCGTTGCTGCTCGAATCTGGACAAATGGCGAGCCTTGTCACGGCAGACGAACGTGGCTGGCTGGCGCTCGCCTACACAATCTTCATCGGCGGAATTGTTGGGTTTGGCCTTTGGTTCTGGCTGATCGCCCGTTGCTCGATGGTACGCGTCGCGCCCTTTGGTCTGCTGCTGCCGGTGTTCGCATTGACTTCCAGCGTCATCTTCCTTGACGAACGCATAAGCCCAAAGCTGATCGCCGGCGGGCTGCTCGCGATCTCAGGCGTCGCCATCACGCAGCTGCGCCCACGCGCCCAACCAGCCTGA
- a CDS encoding Na/Pi cotransporter family protein — MGTLVLLDLMGGVALLLWGLHMVHSGILRAFGPDLRRLLGKALSNRVSAFAAGLGLTALLQSSTATALITSSFAAEGLVSLAAALAIMLGANVGTTLIVQVLSFNIAAVAPVLFVLGLVAFRSGPRSRIKDVGRICIGLGLMLLSLHILLDTLAPAENAPGVRVAMSAITGDPILCIVIAALITWAVHSSVASVLLIMSLAYSQFITPYAAMALVLGANLGSAINPVFEGARHDDAASYRLPVGNLVNRVVGIALVLPFLGTIADHMHAWQPDLAKMTAAFHIAFNVGTAVVFIGLLDAMSRLLTCLLPDRVQEADPARPRYLDETALETPSLALADAARETLRMGDFVEVMLRKVMAAMMTGDRALVDQVSKMDNLVDGLDEAIKLYVTKLMRGSLDESEGRRAMEIISFAINLEHIGDIIDKSLSELATKKIKRRFQFSAEGADELAAFHKRTMDSLRIAFGVFMSGDANEARKLLVEKTALRNTELAAVERHLDRLREGRPETIETTSLHLDVLRDLRRIHSHICSVAYPVLDAAGEPYRRTEAESAALPTSGAASAVPR; from the coding sequence ATGGGAACGTTGGTTCTGCTCGACCTCATGGGCGGGGTGGCGCTGTTGCTGTGGGGCCTGCACATGGTCCACAGCGGAATTCTGCGCGCCTTCGGTCCTGACCTCAGGCGCCTGCTCGGCAAGGCGCTGAGCAACCGCGTCAGCGCCTTCGCCGCGGGCCTCGGGCTCACCGCGCTGCTCCAGAGCAGCACGGCGACCGCCTTGATCACGAGCTCGTTCGCAGCCGAAGGCCTCGTCAGCCTTGCCGCCGCCCTCGCCATCATGCTCGGGGCCAATGTCGGCACGACGCTGATCGTGCAGGTGCTGTCGTTCAACATCGCAGCCGTTGCGCCGGTCTTGTTCGTGCTTGGCCTCGTCGCGTTCCGCTCCGGCCCGCGCTCGCGGATCAAGGACGTCGGCCGCATCTGCATCGGCCTTGGCCTGATGCTGCTCTCGCTGCACATCCTGCTCGACACGCTTGCGCCCGCCGAGAACGCGCCCGGCGTCCGCGTCGCGATGTCGGCCATCACGGGCGATCCGATCCTGTGCATCGTTATCGCCGCCCTCATCACCTGGGCGGTGCATTCGAGCGTCGCCAGCGTGCTCTTGATCATGTCGCTGGCCTACTCGCAGTTCATCACGCCTTACGCGGCGATGGCGCTGGTGCTCGGGGCCAATCTCGGCAGCGCCATCAATCCGGTGTTCGAGGGCGCCAGGCACGACGATGCCGCGAGCTATCGACTGCCCGTCGGCAATCTCGTCAACCGCGTGGTCGGGATCGCTCTAGTCCTGCCTTTCCTGGGCACGATCGCCGATCACATGCATGCCTGGCAGCCCGATCTCGCCAAGATGACGGCAGCTTTCCACATCGCCTTCAATGTCGGCACGGCTGTCGTCTTCATCGGCCTGCTCGACGCCATGTCGCGCCTGCTCACCTGCCTCTTGCCGGATCGCGTGCAGGAGGCCGACCCGGCCCGGCCGCGCTATCTCGACGAGACCGCGCTGGAGACGCCGTCACTGGCGCTCGCCGACGCCGCCCGCGAGACGTTGCGCATGGGCGATTTCGTCGAGGTCATGCTGCGCAAGGTGATGGCCGCGATGATGACGGGCGACCGTGCGCTGGTCGACCAGGTCTCCAAGATGGACAATTTGGTCGACGGTCTCGACGAGGCCATCAAGCTCTACGTGACCAAGCTGATGCGGGGCAGCCTCGACGAGAGCGAAGGACGGCGCGCGATGGAGATCATCTCCTTCGCCATCAACCTCGAACATATCGGCGACATCATCGACAAGAGTCTGAGCGAGCTCGCCACCAAGAAGATCAAGCGGCGCTTCCAGTTCTCAGCGGAAGGGGCCGACGAGCTCGCCGCCTTCCACAAGCGCACCATGGACTCGCTGCGGATCGCCTTCGGCGTTTTCATGTCGGGCGACGCCAACGAGGCTCGCAAGCTGCTGGTGGAGAAGACGGCGCTGCGCAACACCGAGCTTGCGGCCGTCGAGCGCCATCTCGACCGCCTGCGCGAGGGGCGCCCCGAAACCATCGAAACGACGTCGCTGCATCTCGACGTGCTGCGCGATCTCAGGCGCATCCACTCGCACATCTGCTCGGTCGCCTATCCCGTGCTCGACGCGGCCGGCGAGCCTTATCGCCGGACCGAAGCGGAGTCGGCTGCCCTGCCCACCTCAGGCGCGGCGTCGGCAGTGCCGCGCTAG
- the metC gene encoding cystathionine beta-lyase gives MDSSHPQEQHAETRLVTSGRDTKAQKGFVNPPVFHGSTVLYPTAEDLHAHRGEFTYGRHGSPTTKAFQETLMALEGPQCAGVGIVPSGLSAISTTLLAVLKAGDHILVCDNVYRPSRNFCNGMLTRYGVETTYFDPLIGAGIDRLFKPNTRAVLVEAPGSQSFEMPDIRAIAEVAHARGALVIDDNTWATPLYHRSLEQGVDISMQAATKYIGGHSDIMFGTISANARAWPTVAEGIRLLGVCAGPDDVFLALRGLRTLSVRLAQHHRSGLEMARWLAARPEVARVLHPGLETDPGHAIWKRDFSGASGLFSIVLKAAPQKAVDTMLNTLKLFGMGFSWGGFESLAIPFDCDAYRTATKWAPGGPTLRLHIGLESTDDLKADLDRGFAALKAAM, from the coding sequence ATGGATTCCTCGCACCCCCAAGAGCAGCACGCCGAGACCCGACTGGTCACTTCCGGCCGCGACACCAAGGCGCAGAAGGGGTTCGTCAATCCACCGGTCTTTCACGGCTCGACCGTGCTCTATCCGACCGCCGAGGACCTGCACGCCCATCGCGGCGAGTTCACCTATGGCCGCCACGGTTCCCCCACCACCAAGGCGTTCCAGGAGACGCTGATGGCGCTGGAGGGGCCGCAGTGCGCCGGCGTCGGCATCGTCCCGTCGGGGCTGTCGGCGATCTCCACCACCCTGCTCGCGGTTCTGAAGGCCGGCGACCACATTCTGGTCTGCGACAATGTCTACCGGCCCTCGCGCAACTTCTGCAACGGCATGCTCACCCGCTACGGCGTCGAGACCACCTATTTCGATCCGCTGATCGGCGCCGGCATCGACAGGCTGTTCAAGCCCAACACCCGCGCGGTGCTGGTGGAGGCGCCGGGCTCGCAATCGTTCGAAATGCCCGATATCCGCGCCATCGCCGAGGTCGCCCATGCGCGCGGTGCGCTGGTCATCGACGACAACACCTGGGCCACCCCGCTCTATCACCGCTCGCTCGAACAGGGCGTCGACATCAGCATGCAGGCCGCAACGAAATATATCGGTGGTCATTCCGACATCATGTTCGGCACGATCTCGGCGAATGCCAGGGCGTGGCCGACGGTCGCCGAAGGCATCCGCCTGCTCGGCGTCTGCGCCGGTCCCGACGACGTCTTTCTCGCACTGCGCGGCCTGCGCACGTTGTCGGTGCGCCTGGCGCAGCATCATCGCTCCGGGCTCGAGATGGCGCGCTGGCTCGCTGCCCGACCCGAGGTCGCGCGCGTGCTGCATCCGGGACTCGAGACCGATCCGGGTCATGCGATCTGGAAGCGCGATTTCAGCGGCGCCTCGGGCCTGTTCAGCATCGTGCTGAAGGCGGCGCCGCAGAAGGCGGTCGACACCATGCTGAACACGCTCAAGCTGTTCGGCATGGGCTTCTCCTGGGGCGGCTTCGAGAGCCTGGCCATTCCCTTCGATTGCGACGCCTATCGCACCGCGACGAAGTGGGCACCCGGCGGGCCGACCCTGCGTCTGCACATCGGGCTCGAAAGCACCGACGATCTCAAGGCCGATCTCGATCGCGGCTTCGCTGCCCTCAAGGCGGCAATGTGA